The Candidatus Poribacteria bacterium genome includes a region encoding these proteins:
- a CDS encoding DUF1080 domain-containing protein, translating to MSQSENGINLFNGKNMDGWFARGGAPQHEWDAAGSVTLNSDDSKLLTTTTGEGIFYNGATGRTVDIYTEAEFGDCELHVEFMVPQGSNSGVYLMGRYEIQILDSWGETELRYGTCGGVYCRWIDNQPVDGVPPRVNASKPPGEWQTYDITFRAPKFDANGNKIANATFVKVVWNGQVIHEDVEVVGCTRGTMIEEEAATGPLMLQGDHGPVAFRNVLILPCGETV from the coding sequence ATGTCTCAATCTGAAAACGGAATTAACCTTTTTAATGGCAAAAACATGGACGGTTGGTTTGCTCGTGGTGGCGCGCCACAACACGAATGGGATGCCGCTGGCAGCGTCACCCTTAATTCCGACGATTCCAAACTACTCACAACAACGACAGGCGAAGGAATCTTTTACAACGGTGCCACTGGAAGGACCGTCGATATCTACACTGAGGCTGAGTTCGGTGATTGTGAACTCCACGTAGAATTTATGGTGCCACAAGGCTCTAACTCTGGTGTTTATCTCATGGGGAGATACGAGATTCAGATATTGGACAGTTGGGGTGAAACGGAACTTCGCTATGGAACTTGTGGGGGTGTATATTGCCGCTGGATCGACAATCAACCCGTGGACGGTGTGCCACCCCGCGTCAATGCCAGTAAACCACCCGGCGAATGGCAGACATACGACATCACCTTCCGTGCCCCGAAATTCGATGCTAACGGTAATAAAATTGCAAACGCGACCTTTGTCAAAGTCGTGTGGAATGGACAGGTCATCCATGAAGATGTTGAAGTGGTGGGTTGTACGCGCGGCACAATGATTGAAGAGGAAGCCGCTACGGGTCCATTGATGTTACAAGGCGACCACGGACCTGTTGCCTTTCGCAATGTTTTAATTTTACCTTGCGGAGAAACAGTGTGA
- a CDS encoding biotin--[acetyl-CoA-carboxylase] ligase has protein sequence MNIRELRGTLQTKLIGCQIEHYSQVDSTNDLAIARGKIGTAEGTLIIAEYQTAGRGRYGRSWSAPPGKCLLVSVVFRHRLLRDQIALPNLVGAIAIAKAIRTTHGLDARIKVPNDVHIEKKKVAGVLTELAYDEAGQPFFVLGFGVNVNVILDDFPPELRETATSVRMASAPSKDQNPEICRISLLCEILRHLEDTYLQLKAGETDLIMNQFEALREDESRH, from the coding sequence ATGAATATTAGGGAGTTGCGGGGAACGCTTCAGACGAAACTTATCGGCTGCCAAATTGAGCACTATTCACAGGTCGATTCTACCAACGACCTCGCTATCGCACGCGGCAAGATAGGGACAGCAGAAGGAACACTCATCATTGCGGAGTACCAAACCGCCGGACGTGGCAGATACGGTAGAAGTTGGAGCGCACCGCCGGGAAAATGTCTCCTTGTCTCCGTTGTTTTCAGACACCGACTCCTGCGCGATCAGATTGCCCTCCCCAATCTCGTCGGTGCCATTGCAATAGCAAAGGCGATTCGAACGACACATGGACTTGACGCACGGATTAAGGTCCCTAACGATGTCCATATTGAGAAAAAGAAGGTCGCAGGCGTCCTAACAGAGCTTGCATACGACGAGGCGGGTCAACCGTTTTTCGTATTGGGTTTTGGTGTAAACGTCAATGTTATTTTAGACGATTTCCCACCCGAATTGCGTGAGACTGCAACTTCTGTGCGTATGGCATCTGCGCCCTCGAAGGATCAAAACCCCGAAATCTGTCGTATCTCGCTGTTATGTGAGATCCTCCGTCATCTTGAGGATACCTACCTACAGCTGAAAGCAGGTGAGACGGATTTAATTATGAACCAGTTTGAGGCTTTGCGAGAAGATGAAAGTCGTCATTAG
- a CDS encoding DUF523 domain-containing protein, translating into MKVVISACLLGVRCRYDGGDSRNETAIKQGKKYELIPVCPEESGGLPTPRPPAEIVGGDGNDVLDGKAKVMTADGKDVTEAYLKGAHHALQVAQSNEATHVVLKARSPSCGCGNIYDGTFSRTLTSGDGVTTALLKRHGITVTSL; encoded by the coding sequence ATGAAAGTCGTCATTAGTGCCTGTCTCCTTGGCGTCCGCTGCCGGTACGACGGTGGTGACAGCCGAAACGAAACAGCGATAAAACAAGGGAAGAAGTACGAACTGATTCCTGTCTGCCCAGAAGAATCGGGTGGATTGCCAACGCCGCGTCCACCCGCAGAGATTGTTGGCGGCGACGGGAATGATGTCTTAGATGGGAAGGCAAAGGTTATGACTGCTGATGGGAAGGATGTAACCGAAGCCTATCTGAAAGGTGCGCACCACGCTTTACAGGTCGCTCAATCCAACGAAGCGACACACGTGGTTCTGAAAGCGAGAAGTCCATCGTGTGGTTGTGGTAACATCTACGATGGCACTTTTTCTCGAACGCTCACGTCAGGAGACGGTGTAACCACCGCGCTTCTGAAACGGCACGGCATTACTGTTACTTCCCTGTAA
- a CDS encoding PqqD family protein: protein MKYEINELVSHTDVHGEIVLANMETGLYFTVGGSGKQIWVALVKGETAENIIDTLAERYQIDTQKVSKDVCEFLDHLECHKFIQKVEEKNAT from the coding sequence ATGAAATATGAAATTAACGAGTTAGTCTCCCATACGGATGTCCACGGTGAAATTGTTCTCGCCAATATGGAAACGGGATTATATTTCACTGTGGGTGGTAGTGGGAAACAAATTTGGGTAGCACTTGTAAAAGGTGAAACAGCTGAAAACATCATTGACACTCTAGCTGAGCGATATCAAATTGACACGCAGAAAGTGTCTAAAGATGTCTGTGAATTTTTAGATCATCTTGAGTGTCACAAGTTTATACAAAAGGTAGAGGAAAAAAATGCAACTTAA
- the trpD gene encoding anthranilate phosphoribosyltransferase, which produces MIREAIQKVMAGNALTESEMVDTMNEIMEGETTDAQIACFLTALRLKGETIEELTGATRAMRAKATPVPTRHTPDLQATPKVPRLVDTCSTGGTGLNHFNISTTSAIVTAGAGVPVAKHGNRGVTRQSGSANVLMALGVNIEIGPEHVGRCIDEVGIGFLFAPTLHGAMKYAIGPRREIGIRTIFNAIAPLTNPAGPQAQVIGVYAPELTEAHANALNNLGCQHAFIVHGDDGLDDITTTTTSRVSELRNGTVKTYTLDPTTLGIPRAEPEALLGGTPEENAEIIVNLLNGEKGPKRDIVVLNAGAAITASGKVESLEAGIGLAAESIDSGAALAKLERLKAVSNN; this is translated from the coding sequence GTGATTCGTGAAGCAATTCAGAAGGTTATGGCAGGTAACGCCCTAACCGAATCAGAGATGGTTGATACCATGAACGAGATCATGGAAGGTGAGACGACAGACGCTCAAATTGCCTGTTTTCTTACTGCACTGCGGCTAAAAGGTGAGACGATAGAAGAACTTACGGGGGCAACACGTGCCATGCGCGCCAAAGCCACGCCTGTTCCGACACGTCACACGCCTGACTTGCAGGCTACGCCGAAGGTCCCGCGACTTGTTGATACCTGTAGTACAGGGGGTACGGGTTTAAACCATTTCAACATTTCAACGACTTCTGCCATTGTTACCGCCGGAGCAGGTGTACCAGTCGCAAAGCACGGCAATCGGGGTGTAACGCGACAGAGCGGCAGCGCGAACGTACTCATGGCATTGGGTGTGAATATTGAAATTGGTCCGGAACATGTCGGACGCTGCATTGATGAGGTCGGCATCGGTTTTCTATTCGCACCGACCCTACACGGTGCGATGAAATACGCTATCGGACCGCGGCGAGAAATCGGGATTCGGACGATTTTCAATGCTATAGCACCGCTGACCAATCCAGCGGGACCGCAGGCACAGGTGATTGGTGTCTACGCACCCGAACTGACTGAGGCGCATGCGAATGCCCTGAACAACCTCGGATGTCAGCACGCATTTATCGTGCATGGAGATGACGGTCTGGACGATATCACAACGACGACGACCTCACGCGTCTCCGAACTCCGAAACGGCACTGTTAAAACCTATACGCTTGATCCCACAACACTCGGCATTCCGAGAGCGGAACCCGAAGCACTCTTAGGTGGCACGCCTGAGGAGAACGCTGAAATCATCGTCAATCTCCTGAACGGCGAGAAGGGGCCCAAACGTGATATTGTCGTACTAAATGCTGGTGCAGCGATTACTGCGAGCGGGAAAGTGGAGAGTCTTGAGGCTGGTATCGGACTTGCCGCAGAATCTATTGACTCAGGTGCGGCACTCGCGAAGTTGGAAAGGTTAAAAGCGGTTTCAAACAATTAA
- a CDS encoding GNAT family N-acetyltransferase, translated as MIRNYKPSDLQTLRQITAICFEKVSIDKNIEDRFGYIGDLGWEERKMSHIDDDAATNPDGVFVAEVEGEIAGYITTRLNRPTRIGGIPNLAVLPKFQRRGIGRQLIEKALAYLQAEGMLYARIETLEQNPIGTSFYPAMGFTEIARQIHYIQPLSKSEK; from the coding sequence ATGATCCGAAACTATAAACCGAGCGACTTGCAAACGCTTCGGCAGATCACTGCTATCTGTTTTGAAAAAGTGTCCATAGATAAAAATATTGAAGACCGGTTTGGGTATATCGGCGACCTGGGCTGGGAAGAACGGAAAATGTCCCATATCGATGACGATGCAGCAACTAACCCGGATGGGGTTTTTGTGGCGGAAGTTGAAGGGGAGATCGCTGGTTACATTACAACCCGACTTAACCGTCCAACACGCATCGGTGGTATTCCGAACCTAGCTGTGTTACCGAAGTTTCAACGTCGTGGCATCGGTAGGCAACTTATCGAAAAAGCGTTGGCGTATTTGCAGGCAGAAGGGATGCTTTACGCGCGCATTGAAACCTTAGAGCAGAACCCTATAGGTACGAGCTTTTATCCGGCTATGGGTTTTACTGAAATTGCAAGACAGATTCACTATATTCAACCGCTATCGAAATCGGAGAAATAA
- a CDS encoding tetratricopeptide repeat protein, with translation MKKIMLNPIFIMLIVCLGFNTSFLQVSFAAEKWESNIRKDFTKVLQEKKKPAEKHRELILKWQKQGRLSELLTLYTARENNRQAQQPTTPTIKAAFYYGLGYIHALQAPKTGEVSDTAINYLQYAVEIDPDLFWARFNLGGIYQDQGKDELALAEFEACIRLNSKYYPVLYRMGEIHLKQQNYIEALQAFDAARKANRKWEYPQYGIGLVYFAQGEIDRARETFENLTHQKKRFAPAYFKLGQILATEGFFDEALEEYAKGSKYQDYSAQVLYELAVIFDEKGNTDGAIRLYQRAIEAEPTHAKAHFALGERLYTSGDTTTAVQHYQQAVSLTPNIKDAFYEPLEPYFAGLMTLNEARASLEKAMIVLPDDPRAHFYTGMVEAEAGNIQKAIEAYEKTVEIIEVSDPSLMETELFLGDFNDVYLKLGELHHQQGDADTAVIYFKRALALNPELATQFITQGQGAFDTGDYQEAIESLNTHLLLFPEDVDAAYLLGQSYEVNGDTDNALILYQRTLTLDSQRTDVRFKMVHIYRNREAHQQAIDTLQKIIEIAPDTTEAHYLMALSYLTLEQPDPALRAFLATTRLNPEDISAHYHAAILFERKGEIDDAIVHYEKTIGLDTASIESPFFEVTEVTPFFQLGEIYRERNDEDNIVRVYQPALEIEPAHPELQHLLAVIFEKRDQRENAIRHYGLANQYNPNKFDWHYSYARLLDRHAETLGEDYHKHAEMAVKEYTKTIALNSDYVDPYFYRGMLTLRYRHIGKTLYRYSQILEDFKQVVKYQPKNLEANYQLGVTYLEIDRHRLAKEAFENMLSYAPKYRGIHLHLGQIAEWEQAWKQAIQHYEAEVALIQQLPEEDDAIAIKTYQRLGDLYYAHALDYNAAKETLEQALALDDTHVPTLLNYANTLFSMDLLGAATEQFERVIQLEPRDLTANYNLALMYEYREKREEARAQWQRFLELNPPQQWRIEAERHLNQ, from the coding sequence ATGAAAAAAATAATGCTAAATCCTATATTTATAATGCTCATCGTATGCTTAGGATTCAATACGTCTTTCTTACAGGTTTCTTTCGCAGCAGAAAAGTGGGAATCGAACATAAGAAAAGACTTCACAAAGGTATTGCAAGAAAAAAAGAAACCCGCGGAGAAACATCGTGAACTCATCCTCAAATGGCAAAAGCAGGGACGACTTTCCGAACTTCTCACGCTTTACACTGCCAGGGAGAACAACCGCCAAGCACAACAACCCACCACGCCCACAATCAAAGCAGCGTTCTATTACGGCTTAGGTTACATACATGCCCTTCAAGCACCGAAAACCGGCGAAGTGTCGGATACTGCCATTAACTACTTACAATACGCCGTTGAGATCGATCCAGATCTATTTTGGGCACGCTTTAACCTCGGTGGTATCTATCAGGACCAAGGTAAAGACGAATTGGCACTCGCTGAATTCGAAGCATGCATCCGTTTAAATTCCAAGTACTATCCAGTTCTCTACCGTATGGGTGAGATTCACTTAAAGCAACAGAATTACATAGAAGCACTCCAAGCCTTTGACGCAGCACGAAAGGCAAACAGAAAGTGGGAATATCCGCAATACGGCATCGGTTTGGTTTATTTTGCACAGGGTGAGATAGATCGCGCCCGTGAGACTTTCGAGAACCTTACGCATCAAAAAAAGAGGTTCGCGCCTGCCTACTTCAAACTCGGACAAATCCTTGCGACTGAGGGATTCTTCGATGAAGCGTTGGAAGAATACGCGAAAGGATCGAAATATCAGGATTACTCAGCACAAGTCCTTTACGAACTGGCGGTTATCTTCGATGAGAAAGGTAATACGGACGGCGCAATTCGGCTATATCAACGCGCAATTGAGGCTGAACCGACACACGCGAAGGCACATTTCGCCCTTGGAGAACGCCTCTATACGAGTGGCGATACCACGACAGCGGTCCAACATTATCAACAGGCAGTATCTCTCACACCGAACATTAAGGACGCTTTCTATGAACCGCTTGAACCTTACTTCGCAGGGTTAATGACCCTGAACGAGGCGAGGGCATCCCTTGAGAAAGCGATGATAGTCCTTCCTGACGATCCACGCGCCCATTTTTATACCGGTATGGTTGAAGCCGAGGCTGGTAACATCCAGAAAGCCATCGAAGCCTACGAAAAGACTGTTGAGATTATAGAGGTTTCCGATCCAAGTCTTATGGAGACAGAACTCTTTTTAGGTGATTTCAATGACGTTTACTTGAAACTCGGAGAACTTCATCACCAACAGGGAGATGCAGACACTGCTGTTATTTACTTTAAACGCGCATTGGCGTTAAATCCAGAGTTAGCGACTCAATTTATCACGCAAGGACAAGGCGCCTTCGATACGGGGGACTATCAAGAGGCCATTGAATCTTTGAACACGCACCTGCTACTGTTCCCAGAAGACGTTGATGCTGCTTATCTACTGGGACAGAGTTATGAGGTTAATGGCGATACAGACAACGCACTCATCCTTTACCAACGCACTTTGACGTTAGATTCACAGCGAACAGATGTACGCTTCAAGATGGTTCACATCTATCGAAACCGAGAAGCACATCAGCAGGCAATTGATACGCTACAGAAGATTATTGAGATCGCACCTGACACGACCGAGGCGCACTATCTCATGGCACTGTCGTATCTCACACTGGAGCAACCCGATCCCGCCTTGCGCGCGTTTCTCGCAACGACTCGGTTAAACCCAGAGGACATCTCAGCGCATTATCATGCGGCAATCCTGTTTGAACGAAAGGGTGAGATAGACGACGCCATTGTCCATTACGAGAAAACCATCGGTCTGGATACCGCGTCAATTGAAAGCCCTTTTTTCGAAGTAACAGAAGTAACACCCTTTTTCCAACTCGGTGAAATCTATCGCGAGCGCAACGATGAAGATAACATCGTTCGGGTCTATCAACCCGCATTGGAAATTGAACCCGCGCACCCGGAACTCCAACATCTTCTTGCTGTCATCTTTGAGAAACGCGATCAACGCGAGAATGCCATTCGACATTACGGATTGGCGAATCAATACAACCCTAATAAGTTTGATTGGCATTATAGTTATGCCCGTCTCCTCGACCGACATGCCGAAACACTTGGAGAGGACTACCATAAACATGCCGAGATGGCTGTTAAGGAGTACACCAAAACGATTGCGCTGAATTCAGACTATGTAGACCCCTACTTCTACCGCGGGATGCTCACGCTTCGTTACAGGCACATTGGCAAAACGCTTTACCGCTATAGCCAAATTTTAGAGGATTTCAAACAGGTAGTTAAGTACCAACCCAAAAACCTTGAGGCAAACTATCAGCTTGGCGTCACTTATCTCGAAATAGATCGGCATCGTCTCGCCAAAGAGGCTTTTGAAAATATGCTCTCCTACGCGCCAAAATATAGAGGGATTCACTTACATCTGGGGCAGATTGCGGAATGGGAACAGGCGTGGAAGCAGGCAATCCAACACTATGAAGCGGAAGTTGCACTTATTCAACAACTCCCTGAAGAAGACGACGCTATTGCCATCAAAACATATCAGCGTCTCGGTGATCTTTACTATGCGCACGCCTTGGATTATAACGCAGCGAAAGAGACACTGGAACAGGCACTCGCTTTAGACGACACACATGTTCCAACGCTACTCAACTATGCCAACACCCTCTTCAGTATGGACTTACTCGGCGCAGCAACGGAACAATTTGAGCGGGTTATACAACTCGAACCCCGCGACTTGACTGCGAATTACAACCTCGCCTTAATGTATGAATACAGGGAAAAGCGTGAAGAGGCGCGCGCACAGTGGCAACGCTTCCTCGAACTCAATCCACCCCAACAGTGGCGGATCGAAGCGGAGAGACACCTAAATCAGTAG
- a CDS encoding sigma-54-dependent Fis family transcriptional regulator produces the protein MCLKGYAVGTRKHRHVGQIRVVPSDTSRKETMNIQTDTDNFNDHAHVLIVGEDFKVVANLRDILEQHNYEVSTASKGSDVFRQILDEVPNVIVLDPQVPKQQISGGPRVTENLHPLTGEIPLPEKDQAREMLKGDYNNIIGESVETIDVLHSIEMFANSPTTVLISGETGTGKELVAHSLHENSSRSKQEMIILNCAEISEQLMESELFGHERGAFTGADRQHKGLFEMANGSTLFLDEIGELAISLQPKLLRVLQEGEIRRVGGTARIPVDVRVVAATNRDLAQDVKDGKFRQDVYQRLKTLEISVPALRERWVDILALTKHFLKMESQYQGQKMGGISTRALALLHGYDWPGNIRQLKSIITRAILMAQGDIILPEHLPPELHGTHAHLPVPEDDSECQEHPIMSFPVGLTLKQIERKVILMTLAGQNGHQSKTAEILGISARTLRNKLRDYRFKR, from the coding sequence ATGTGTCTGAAAGGATACGCTGTGGGCACACGGAAACACCGGCATGTTGGTCAAATACGGGTGGTTCCCTCCGATACCTCAAGAAAGGAAACGATGAATATCCAGACAGACACAGATAATTTCAATGACCATGCCCACGTTCTTATTGTTGGCGAGGACTTCAAGGTAGTCGCGAATTTACGAGATATTCTTGAACAACACAATTATGAAGTCTCTACTGCTTCTAAAGGAAGTGATGTGTTTCGCCAGATTCTGGACGAGGTGCCGAATGTGATAGTATTGGACCCTCAGGTACCCAAGCAGCAAATCAGCGGAGGCCCTAGGGTTACAGAAAATCTACATCCCCTAACAGGAGAGATACCACTACCAGAAAAGGATCAGGCAAGAGAGATGTTGAAGGGCGATTACAACAACATTATTGGGGAGAGTGTAGAGACTATTGATGTTCTGCACAGTATTGAAATGTTTGCAAACTCTCCAACAACGGTCCTTATTTCTGGGGAAACGGGAACTGGTAAAGAGTTGGTAGCACATTCATTGCACGAAAACAGTAGCCGTTCAAAGCAAGAGATGATCATCCTCAACTGTGCAGAGATTTCAGAGCAACTGATGGAAAGTGAACTGTTTGGACATGAAAGAGGAGCATTTACGGGCGCGGACCGGCAACATAAGGGACTGTTTGAAATGGCAAACGGAAGCACACTGTTCCTTGATGAAATTGGGGAACTCGCCATATCTCTTCAACCGAAGTTGTTACGGGTGCTTCAGGAAGGCGAAATTAGACGCGTTGGGGGAACAGCACGAATTCCGGTGGATGTCCGCGTTGTAGCAGCTACGAACCGTGACCTCGCGCAAGACGTTAAAGATGGCAAGTTTCGCCAGGATGTCTATCAACGACTCAAGACACTTGAGATCTCTGTGCCGGCGTTGCGCGAACGGTGGGTAGACATCCTCGCGTTGACAAAACACTTTTTGAAGATGGAAAGCCAATACCAAGGTCAAAAGATGGGCGGTATATCTACACGGGCCCTTGCGTTATTGCACGGCTACGACTGGCCCGGGAATATCCGACAGTTGAAAAGTATCATAACTCGCGCAATCCTCATGGCCCAAGGTGACATAATTTTACCGGAACACTTGCCGCCAGAACTTCATGGAACCCACGCGCACCTGCCCGTCCCCGAAGACGATTCTGAATGCCAAGAGCACCCGATAATGTCCTTCCCCGTCGGGTTGACGTTGAAGCAGATAGAGCGGAAGGTCATCCTAATGACTTTAGCGGGGCAGAACGGGCATCAATCAAAAACTGCGGAAATTTTAGGTATCAGTGCGCGCACCTTACGGAACAAATTACGAGACTATCGCTTTAAGAGGTAA
- the trpC gene encoding indole-3-glycerol phosphate synthase TrpC has translation MEGAHGLILDTIIAHKQKELAAEQKQMPIAKLETKVASLPPTRDFHDAITGDKTVELIAEVKKKSPSKGIIREDFDPVSIAKTYVKNGAAAISVLTDKHFFAGELDYLRAIRDTIDVPLLRKDFTIDPYHIYQARVAGADAILLIVAALTAAELRTFMDVAASLSLACLVEVHTREELAVALDVDAQIIGINNRDLRTFHTDIATTFRLREAIPANKIVVSESGIYSREDVVRLQEVGVQAMLVGESLMRSPDIGKQVRSLLNY, from the coding sequence ATGGAAGGGGCTCACGGATTGATACTCGATACTATCATTGCCCATAAACAGAAGGAACTCGCAGCGGAACAGAAGCAGATGCCGATTGCTAAATTGGAAACTAAAGTCGCGAGTCTTCCACCAACGCGAGATTTTCACGATGCCATCACAGGCGATAAGACTGTTGAACTGATCGCAGAGGTGAAGAAAAAATCGCCCAGTAAAGGCATTATTCGCGAGGATTTCGACCCCGTGTCAATTGCCAAAACTTACGTCAAAAACGGTGCGGCTGCGATTTCCGTATTGACGGACAAACATTTTTTCGCGGGTGAACTCGACTATCTACGCGCAATTCGGGACACTATTGATGTGCCGCTCCTCCGGAAAGATTTCACAATTGATCCGTATCATATCTATCAAGCCCGCGTCGCGGGGGCGGATGCCATTTTACTAATCGTGGCGGCGTTGACAGCAGCGGAGTTACGGACGTTCATGGATGTTGCAGCGTCTTTGTCCCTTGCGTGTTTGGTGGAGGTGCATACACGAGAAGAGTTGGCTGTCGCGTTGGATGTGGATGCCCAGATTATCGGTATTAACAACCGGGATTTGCGGACATTTCACACGGATATTGCTACAACATTTCGATTGCGTGAAGCGATTCCAGCAAATAAGATTGTGGTGAGCGAGAGTGGTATCTATTCGCGTGAAGACGTTGTGCGGCTGCAGGAGGTGGGTGTGCAGGCGATGCTTGTCGGTGAGTCGTTGATGCGGAGTCCTGATATTGGCAAACAGGTTCGCAGTCTTTTAAACTATTAA
- the rbsK gene encoding ribokinase: MVNQAAPKVTVVGSLNVDLVCRASRRPDTGETLIGEAFDIFTGGKGFNQATAAARLGANVTLIGSLGADLFGDMLLTATENERINNRFVTKRTEVGTGVATIVIEPDGDNSIIVVPRANMALTTTDIDAAADDIANAEVLLLQLETPIAASEHAAAIAKAHGTTVILNPAPAQPLPDSLLASVDILTPNQSETELLSGVKVDNHEDARRAAGVLRDRMADAPSTAVVLTLGAQGALMLTATESEHVSALTVDAVDTTGAGDAFCGALATALASGETLPTAVEFANTAGAAAVTVVGATPSMPTRAKIARLT, encoded by the coding sequence GTGGTAAACCAAGCAGCACCGAAAGTCACCGTTGTCGGCAGTCTGAACGTCGATCTGGTATGCCGTGCATCGCGGCGACCCGATACAGGCGAAACGCTCATCGGTGAGGCTTTTGATATTTTCACAGGTGGAAAAGGATTCAATCAGGCAACTGCCGCTGCACGATTGGGTGCCAACGTCACACTGATCGGAAGTCTCGGTGCCGACCTTTTCGGGGATATGCTACTCACAGCAACAGAGAACGAACGTATTAACAACAGGTTTGTCACAAAACGTACAGAGGTCGGCACGGGTGTCGCAACGATCGTCATTGAGCCGGACGGCGACAATAGCATCATCGTCGTCCCGCGCGCAAATATGGCACTCACAACAACAGACATAGACGCTGCTGCCGACGATATCGCAAACGCCGAAGTCTTACTGCTACAATTAGAAACACCCATTGCAGCATCCGAACACGCTGCTGCGATTGCGAAGGCACATGGGACGACTGTGATATTAAATCCCGCACCTGCGCAACCGTTACCGGATAGTTTGTTAGCGTCTGTTGACATTCTCACCCCGAACCAATCCGAAACCGAGTTGTTGTCGGGAGTAAAAGTTGATAATCACGAAGACGCACGTCGCGCAGCAGGCGTATTACGCGACCGTATGGCGGATGCTCCAAGCACTGCTGTTGTCTTAACACTTGGAGCGCAAGGCGCATTGATGTTGACAGCAACCGAATCCGAACATGTTTCGGCATTGACTGTTGATGCCGTAGATACGACGGGTGCAGGGGATGCGTTTTGTGGAGCACTCGCAACGGCGCTGGCAAGTGGTGAAACTTTACCGACAGCCGTCGAGTTTGCAAATACGGCGGGTGCAGCAGCAGTGACTGTCGTTGGCGCGACCCCTTCTATGCCGACACGCGCAAAAATTGCTCGTTTAACGTGA
- a CDS encoding lasso peptide biosynthesis B2 protein yields MPVDLAVRFMIYNSGCVYDSLAFAMLLRRRSIPAVVCIRVSNFPFRTHAWVEINGVVVSGDEEIARGLYSLKSAYDYE; encoded by the coding sequence ATGCCCGTGGACCTTGCCGTAAGGTTTATGATTTATAATTCTGGTTGTGTCTATGATTCTCTAGCGTTTGCAATGTTACTGCGTCGTAGATCTATCCCGGCTGTTGTGTGTATCAGAGTTTCCAATTTTCCATTCAGGACACACGCTTGGGTTGAAATCAACGGGGTGGTCGTCAGTGGTGATGAAGAAATCGCTAGGGGACTTTACTCACTTAAAAGTGCTTACGATTATGAATAG